Proteins from a single region of Allocatelliglobosispora scoriae:
- a CDS encoding EF-hand domain-containing protein, whose product MATVIQQRKLDKAFNHLDADRSGYVEEQDLTDLGLRLLANFGVTHEDPKARRIADGFSTFWVALAEALDADGDRRLSPQEYADGMIDAFAQGDGAFDRHFRPGAIAVLELADTDDDGFVNPAEFAVMQRAFGTPEDEIGFAFDQLDTDRDGRLSVDEMIVAVEQFYIGADENAVGNWFFGRY is encoded by the coding sequence ATGGCTACCGTTATCCAGCAGCGCAAGCTTGACAAGGCGTTCAACCACCTGGACGCGGATCGCAGCGGCTATGTCGAGGAGCAGGACCTGACCGACCTCGGTCTGCGCCTGCTCGCCAATTTCGGGGTGACCCACGAGGACCCCAAGGCACGCAGGATCGCCGACGGTTTCAGCACCTTCTGGGTGGCGCTCGCCGAGGCGCTCGACGCCGACGGGGACCGGCGGCTGAGCCCGCAGGAGTACGCCGACGGCATGATCGACGCGTTCGCGCAGGGTGACGGCGCTTTCGACCGGCATTTCCGCCCCGGCGCGATCGCGGTTCTGGAGCTCGCCGACACCGACGACGACGGTTTCGTGAACCCGGCGGAGTTCGCGGTGATGCAGCGGGCCTTCGGCACCCCTGAGGACGAGATCGGGTTCGCCTTCGACCAGCTCGACACCGATCGCGACGGCAGGCTCTCCGTGGACGAGATGATCGTCGCGGTCGAGCAGTTCTACATCGGCGCCGATGAGAACGCGGTCGGCAACTGGTTCTTCGGCCGCTACTGA
- a CDS encoding vWA domain-containing protein, which yields MAAGKRNRYGAWADGPDPLAPPYDVRAAVDSVGEEVLAGGSLREALRNLLRRGLDGRRGLDDLLARARRMRRDALRRGNLDGAVTRAAQLLDQALAAERDMLADRDDDDAAFARSTLDNLPSSTARAVEELSGYRWASDEARQLYQQILDGLRRDVLEQRFQGLKQGLANPAAQQGVAEMVTDLNALLERHARGEDTTDQFAEFMRRHGDFFPEQPGSVEELVDILARRAAAGERLMRSLSPQQREELAQLMQQALGDGELGRQMAALSDNLRALRPDLSWNRSEQVRGGQPLGYGEATGALAEIADLDDMLDQLGQEHPGATLDDVDVEQVSRTLGRSAADDVRQLQELERELRRQGWVAQGADGMTLSPKALRRLGGTALRQVFADLGSRRRGQHDVRDAGASGEITGASRPWEYGDEQPLDVVRTISRAVLRSGSGTPVALAVEDFEVVETERRSSAAVALCVDLSYSMIAEGRWGPMKQTALALSHLIATRFPQDSLQIIGFGLAASAMSQTELAAVEPDFQQGTNLQHALKLASRHLHRHSGSEPVVLVVTDGEPTAHLGPYGPTFNWPPLRETIEATVVEVDQLTRFGASLNLFMLGEDPGLRRFIDAIARRSGGRVFTPSTEDLGRYVVADYLRARRGRNG from the coding sequence ATGGCAGCCGGGAAGCGTAACCGCTACGGCGCCTGGGCGGACGGGCCCGACCCGCTCGCGCCGCCCTACGACGTGCGGGCCGCCGTCGACTCCGTCGGCGAGGAGGTGCTCGCCGGGGGCAGCCTCCGCGAGGCCCTGCGCAACCTGCTGCGCCGGGGTCTCGACGGTCGCCGCGGCCTCGACGACCTGCTCGCCCGCGCCCGCCGGATGCGCCGCGACGCACTGCGCCGCGGCAATCTCGACGGCGCGGTCACCCGGGCCGCGCAGCTGCTCGACCAGGCGCTCGCGGCCGAGCGGGACATGCTCGCCGACCGCGACGACGACGATGCCGCCTTCGCCCGGTCCACACTCGACAACCTGCCGAGCTCCACCGCTCGCGCGGTCGAGGAGCTCTCGGGTTACCGGTGGGCCAGCGACGAGGCCCGCCAGCTCTACCAGCAGATCCTCGACGGGCTGCGCCGCGATGTCCTGGAGCAGCGGTTCCAGGGGCTCAAGCAGGGCCTCGCCAATCCCGCCGCGCAGCAGGGCGTCGCGGAGATGGTGACCGACCTCAACGCGCTGCTCGAACGTCATGCCCGGGGCGAGGACACGACCGATCAGTTCGCCGAGTTCATGCGGCGGCACGGCGACTTCTTCCCCGAGCAGCCGGGCTCCGTCGAGGAGCTCGTCGACATCCTCGCCCGTCGCGCCGCCGCCGGAGAGCGCCTCATGCGCTCGCTCTCCCCGCAGCAGCGCGAGGAGCTGGCCCAGCTCATGCAGCAGGCACTGGGCGACGGGGAGCTGGGCCGGCAGATGGCGGCGCTCAGCGACAACCTCCGCGCACTGCGCCCCGACCTCTCGTGGAACCGCAGCGAGCAGGTGCGTGGCGGTCAGCCGCTCGGTTACGGCGAGGCGACCGGTGCCCTCGCCGAGATCGCCGACCTCGACGACATGCTCGACCAGCTCGGGCAGGAGCACCCCGGTGCCACTCTCGACGACGTCGATGTCGAGCAGGTGTCGCGCACGCTCGGCCGGTCCGCGGCGGACGACGTACGCCAGCTGCAAGAACTGGAGCGCGAGCTGCGCCGCCAGGGCTGGGTGGCCCAGGGCGCCGACGGCATGACGCTGAGCCCCAAGGCGCTGCGGCGGCTCGGCGGCACCGCGCTGCGCCAGGTCTTCGCCGACCTGGGCAGCAGACGCCGAGGTCAGCACGACGTGCGCGACGCCGGCGCGTCCGGCGAGATCACCGGTGCCTCCCGCCCCTGGGAGTACGGCGACGAGCAACCCCTCGACGTGGTGCGCACCATCTCCAGGGCGGTCCTGCGTTCGGGTTCGGGCACCCCGGTGGCCCTGGCGGTCGAGGACTTCGAGGTGGTGGAGACCGAACGCCGCTCGTCGGCGGCGGTGGCGCTCTGCGTGGACCTGTCCTACTCGATGATCGCGGAGGGGCGGTGGGGTCCGATGAAGCAGACCGCGCTCGCCCTGTCGCACCTCATCGCCACCCGGTTCCCGCAGGACTCGCTGCAGATCATCGGCTTCGGCCTCGCCGCGTCGGCGATGTCGCAGACCGAGCTCGCCGCCGTGGAGCCCGACTTCCAGCAGGGCACCAACCTGCAGCACGCCCTGAAGCTCGCCTCCCGGCACCTGCACCGGCACTCGGGGTCCGAACCGGTCGTGCTCGTCGTCACCGACGGCGAGCCCACCGCGCACCTCGGTCCCTACGGCCCGACCTTCAACTGGCCGCCGCTGCGCGAGACGATCGAGGCGACCGTCGTCGAGGTGGACCAGCTCACCCGCTTCGGCGCATCGCTCAACCTCTTCATGCTCGGCGAGGACCCGGGCCTGCGGCGCTTCATCGACGCGATCGCCCGGCGCAGCGGAGGTCGGGTCTTCACCCCGTCCACCGAGGACCTCGGCCGCTACGTCGTCGCCGACTACCTCCGGGCCCGTCGCGGCCGAAACGGCTGA
- a CDS encoding acyl-CoA dehydrogenase family protein: protein MDLTLSPEQLAVRQLAAEFTDREIIPHAAAWDRRESVDLGIVKKLGDLGFLGLTIPEDRGGSGGDHLSYCLVMEELGRGDSSVRGIVSVSLGLVAKSIAAFGTGEQQEEWLPRLCSGDAIGCFALTEPGTGSDAGELTTRAVRDGDDWVIDGAKVFITNGTWADVALVFARTGADQPGRKGISAFLVPTDTPGFGRTEIHGKLGLRGQATAEMSFSGCRVPAAALLGAEGQGFRIAMAALAKGRMSLAAGCVGVARGCLEASVAYAGERVQFRKPIAGHQLVQQLLAEMAVDADAARLLVWRVADLIDRHEPFETEASMAKLFASEAAVRCANNALQVFGGYGYIDEYPVAKYLRDARVTTLYEGTSQIQQLIIGRALTGISAF from the coding sequence ATGGACCTGACCCTCTCCCCGGAGCAGCTCGCCGTGCGGCAGCTCGCCGCCGAGTTCACCGATCGCGAGATCATCCCGCACGCGGCGGCCTGGGACCGGCGCGAATCGGTCGACCTCGGCATCGTCAAGAAGCTCGGTGACCTGGGCTTCCTCGGCCTCACCATCCCCGAGGACCGGGGCGGGTCCGGCGGCGACCACCTCAGCTACTGCCTCGTCATGGAGGAGCTGGGCCGGGGCGACTCGTCCGTGCGCGGCATCGTCTCGGTCTCGCTCGGCCTCGTCGCCAAGTCGATCGCCGCCTTCGGCACCGGCGAGCAGCAGGAGGAGTGGCTGCCCCGGCTCTGCTCCGGCGACGCGATCGGCTGCTTCGCCCTCACCGAGCCCGGCACCGGCTCCGACGCGGGCGAGCTCACCACCCGCGCGGTCCGCGACGGCGACGACTGGGTCATCGACGGCGCGAAGGTCTTCATCACCAACGGCACCTGGGCCGACGTCGCCCTGGTCTTCGCCCGCACCGGCGCCGACCAGCCCGGACGCAAGGGCATCAGTGCCTTCCTGGTGCCGACCGACACACCCGGCTTCGGCCGCACCGAGATCCACGGCAAGCTCGGCCTGCGCGGTCAGGCCACGGCCGAGATGAGCTTCAGCGGGTGTCGCGTACCCGCCGCCGCCCTGCTCGGCGCCGAGGGGCAGGGCTTCCGGATCGCGATGGCCGCCCTCGCCAAGGGCCGGATGTCGCTCGCCGCGGGCTGTGTCGGGGTGGCCCGGGGCTGCCTGGAGGCGTCCGTGGCCTATGCCGGGGAGCGGGTGCAGTTCCGCAAGCCCATCGCCGGGCACCAGCTCGTGCAGCAGCTCCTCGCCGAGATGGCGGTCGACGCCGACGCGGCCCGGCTGCTCGTCTGGCGCGTCGCCGACCTGATCGACCGGCACGAGCCCTTCGAGACCGAGGCCTCCATGGCGAAGCTCTTCGCCAGCGAGGCCGCCGTCCGCTGCGCCAACAACGCGCTCCAGGTCTTCGGCGGTTACGGGTATATCGATGAATACCCCGTCGCCAAGTACCTCCGTGACGCCCGGGTCACAACCCTTTACGAGGGCACCAGCCAGATCCAGCAGCTCATCATCGGCCGCGCGCTGACCGGAATCAGCGCCTTCTAG
- a CDS encoding magnesium chelatase — protein sequence MTLEPVGLPKTLGELRAAGHRYRTVKEELRENLLARLRTGQPRFPGIVGYDATVLPEVERAILAGHDMVLLGERGQGKTRLIRSLVDLLDEWTPVIPGSELNEHPLQPITPSARRAVEEVGDELPIGWLHRSARYGEKLATPDTSVGDLVGDVDPIKVAQGRTLGDPDTIHFGLVPRTNRGIFAVNELPDLAERIQVSLLNVLEERDIQIRGYQLRLPLDLLLVASANPEDYTNRGRIITPLKDRFGAEIRTHYPLDLELEIALVQQEAQLVARVPEHVVEVLARFARAVRESPAVDSRSGVSARFAIAAAETVAASALRRGGLLDEADPVARIGDTVSVTSTLRGKVEFESGEEGREVEILSHLLRQATAETFRARLAGLDLSGFINLVAEGEIVETGELVGADEVLRQVGTVPGLAKVLERLGLGDAPSRGEAAAGIEFTLEGLHLTRRMSKAQTDEGRTLYGSREA from the coding sequence GTGACACTCGAACCAGTTGGTCTTCCGAAGACGTTGGGCGAGCTGCGCGCCGCCGGACACCGCTACCGCACGGTCAAGGAGGAGCTGCGGGAGAACCTGCTCGCGCGCCTGCGCACGGGCCAGCCGCGCTTCCCCGGCATCGTCGGCTATGACGCCACCGTCCTGCCCGAGGTCGAGCGGGCCATCCTCGCCGGCCATGACATGGTCCTGCTCGGCGAGCGCGGCCAGGGTAAGACCAGGCTCATCCGTTCGCTCGTCGACCTGCTCGACGAGTGGACCCCGGTGATCCCCGGCTCCGAGCTCAACGAGCACCCGCTGCAACCCATCACGCCGTCGGCCCGCCGCGCGGTCGAGGAGGTCGGCGACGAGCTCCCGATCGGCTGGCTGCACCGCTCCGCCCGATACGGTGAGAAGCTCGCCACCCCCGACACGAGCGTCGGCGACCTCGTCGGCGACGTCGACCCGATCAAGGTCGCCCAGGGCCGTACGCTCGGCGACCCCGACACCATCCACTTCGGACTCGTTCCGCGTACCAACCGGGGCATCTTCGCCGTCAACGAGCTGCCCGACCTCGCCGAGCGCATCCAGGTCTCGCTGCTCAACGTGCTGGAGGAGCGCGACATCCAGATCCGCGGCTACCAGCTGCGCCTGCCGCTCGACCTGCTGCTCGTCGCGAGCGCCAACCCGGAGGACTACACCAACCGGGGTCGCATCATCACCCCGCTCAAGGACCGCTTCGGCGCCGAGATCCGCACCCACTACCCGCTCGACCTGGAGCTGGAGATCGCGCTGGTGCAGCAGGAGGCGCAGCTCGTCGCCCGGGTGCCCGAGCACGTCGTGGAGGTGCTGGCCCGCTTCGCCCGCGCGGTCCGGGAGTCCCCCGCGGTCGACTCCCGCTCCGGCGTCTCCGCCCGCTTCGCCATCGCCGCCGCCGAGACCGTCGCCGCCTCCGCCCTGCGCCGAGGCGGGCTGCTCGACGAGGCCGACCCGGTCGCCCGGATCGGCGACACCGTCTCGGTCACCAGCACGCTGCGGGGCAAGGTCGAGTTCGAGTCCGGCGAGGAGGGGCGCGAGGTCGAGATCCTCAGCCACCTGCTCCGGCAGGCCACCGCCGAGACCTTCCGGGCCCGGCTCGCGGGCCTCGACCTGTCCGGCTTCATCAACCTCGTCGCCGAGGGCGAGATCGTCGAGACGGGCGAGCTCGTCGGCGCCGACGAGGTGCTCCGCCAGGTCGGCACCGTGCCCGGCCTCGCCAAGGTGCTCGAACGCCTCGGCCTCGGTGACGCGCCGAGCCGGGGTGAGGCCGCCGCCGGCATCGAGTTCACGCTGGAGGGCCTGCACCTGACGAGGCGGATGTCGAAGGCGCAGACCGACGAAGGACGGACCCTGTATGGCAGCCGGGAAGCGTAA
- a CDS encoding ricin-type beta-trefoil lectin domain protein: protein MRYTVLTSAAVLAAALVLPGSALGSAPTAPTTPAVGMEQALQRDLGLTAEQSRIRQAHEAAAPVVEKQLRAALGDRFAGAWFAPAEGRLAVGVVTTRDAATVRAAGATPVLVARSEKQLAGLKAALDRTSADRSVFAWYVDPAANSVVVAAASTDAAERFVKASAIDPASVKLTIGEAPRTLYDIRGGDQYVINGNTLCSIGFSVAGGFVTAGHCGGAGSPTLGYNNVSQGTFAGSSFPNNDYAWVRTNGSWTPQPWVNNYGGGNVVVAGSQESAVGASICRSGRTTGWRCGTVQAKNVTVNYSGSLVYGLTQTNACAEGGDSGGAWMSGNQAQGVTSGGSGNCSTGGTTFFQPVNEILGAYGLSLTTSGGGGSTSRIIGWQGKCIDVPNSNGVPGQRLQLWDCNGTNAQNWTWPGDGTIRAFGLCMDVAWGSTANGAAIQLASCSGNPAQQFVLSGAGDLVNPQANKCVDVTGWGGTGTPLSQWECTGGANQKWYRG from the coding sequence GTGAGATACACCGTGCTGACCAGCGCAGCGGTGCTCGCCGCCGCGCTCGTCCTCCCCGGATCCGCCCTGGGATCCGCTCCCACCGCTCCCACCACCCCCGCCGTAGGCATGGAGCAGGCGCTCCAGCGGGATCTCGGCCTCACCGCCGAGCAGTCCCGCATCCGCCAAGCCCACGAGGCCGCCGCTCCCGTCGTGGAGAAGCAGCTCAGAGCCGCCCTCGGCGACCGGTTCGCCGGCGCCTGGTTCGCCCCCGCCGAGGGCCGCCTCGCCGTCGGCGTCGTCACCACCCGCGACGCCGCGACGGTCCGGGCCGCCGGTGCGACCCCGGTCCTCGTCGCACGATCCGAGAAGCAGCTCGCCGGGCTCAAGGCCGCGCTCGACCGCACGTCCGCCGACCGTTCCGTTTTCGCCTGGTACGTGGACCCCGCGGCCAACTCCGTGGTGGTGGCTGCCGCCAGCACCGATGCCGCCGAGCGCTTCGTGAAGGCGAGCGCGATCGACCCCGCCTCGGTGAAGCTCACCATCGGCGAGGCGCCCCGGACCCTCTACGACATCCGGGGCGGGGATCAGTACGTCATCAACGGCAACACCCTCTGCTCGATCGGCTTCTCCGTCGCGGGCGGCTTCGTCACCGCCGGCCACTGCGGCGGCGCGGGCAGCCCTACCCTGGGTTACAACAACGTCAGCCAGGGCACCTTCGCCGGATCGTCGTTCCCGAACAACGACTACGCCTGGGTGCGGACCAACGGCAGCTGGACGCCGCAGCCGTGGGTCAACAACTACGGCGGCGGCAACGTCGTCGTGGCGGGCTCGCAGGAGTCGGCGGTCGGCGCGTCGATCTGCCGCTCGGGGCGTACCACGGGCTGGCGCTGCGGCACCGTCCAGGCGAAGAACGTCACCGTCAACTACAGCGGCTCCCTCGTCTACGGCCTGACCCAGACCAACGCGTGCGCCGAGGGCGGCGACTCGGGCGGTGCCTGGATGAGCGGCAACCAGGCGCAGGGCGTGACCTCGGGCGGCTCCGGCAACTGCTCCACCGGCGGCACCACCTTCTTCCAGCCGGTCAACGAGATCCTCGGCGCCTACGGTTTGTCGCTCACGACCAGCGGTGGCGGCGGCAGCACGAGCCGGATCATCGGGTGGCAGGGCAAGTGCATCGACGTCCCCAACTCCAACGGCGTACCGGGCCAGCGGCTCCAGCTCTGGGACTGCAACGGCACCAACGCGCAGAACTGGACCTGGCCCGGCGACGGCACGATCCGCGCCTTCGGCCTCTGCATGGACGTGGCGTGGGGCTCCACCGCCAACGGCGCGGCGATCCAGCTCGCGTCGTGCAGCGGCAACCCGGCGCAGCAGTTCGTCCTGTCCGGCGCCGGTGACCTGGTGAACCCGCAGGCCAACAAGTGCGTCGACGTCACCGGCTGGGGCGGCACCGGCACGCCCCTGTCGCAGTGGGAGTGCACCGGCGGCGCCAACCAGAAGTGGTACCGAGGCTGA
- a CDS encoding long-chain-fatty-acid--CoA ligase: protein MTSLSLASVLAEAARRYPDKVAVVDGAQRVTYAELWRQALTYAAGLRELGVRPGDTVALVVPNVVEFPRAYYGALAAGAVVVPVHLLLNAEEMAYVLRDSHTNLLICHTALLGVGAPAAAAAGVPIATVGPAALAPEGFEGRRLEEVGAPPLPTFVSREAEEIAVVFYTSGTTGEPKGALLTHLNLVMNATVNVFDANDAKPTDIVLGCLPLFHTYGQTVGMNGTFRLGATLVLLARFTGAAALDLMVAEGVNVFHGVPTMYIGLLEAAAGRAELPQLRICISGGASLPVAVLERFNAAFRTTIFEGYGLSETSPTATTNQPQFGQRAGTIGHPIWGVEVEIARAEIEDRIELLPVGELGELVIRGHNVFAGYLDRPEATAQVMVDGWFRSGDLGQKDADGFITIVDRKKDLIIRGGFNIYPREVEEVLARHPSIAQVAVVGVPDEIFGEEICAVVVVAAGAALTEDELVTWCKEHLGRHKYPRQVRFAEELPLGPSLKVLKRELRRRIIEEG, encoded by the coding sequence ATGACTTCGCTCTCCCTCGCCAGCGTGCTCGCCGAGGCCGCCCGGCGCTACCCCGACAAGGTCGCGGTCGTCGACGGCGCCCAGCGCGTCACCTATGCCGAGCTCTGGCGGCAGGCGCTCACCTACGCGGCGGGCCTGCGGGAACTGGGCGTCCGGCCCGGTGACACCGTCGCCCTCGTCGTGCCCAACGTCGTGGAGTTCCCCCGCGCCTATTACGGCGCGCTCGCCGCCGGTGCCGTCGTCGTCCCCGTGCACCTGCTGCTCAACGCGGAGGAGATGGCCTATGTGCTCCGGGACAGCCACACCAACCTGCTGATCTGCCACACCGCGCTGCTCGGGGTCGGCGCTCCCGCCGCAGCCGCCGCCGGGGTGCCGATCGCCACCGTGGGACCGGCCGCGCTGGCGCCCGAGGGCTTCGAGGGGCGGCGGCTGGAGGAGGTCGGTGCGCCGCCGCTGCCGACCTTCGTGTCGCGGGAGGCCGAGGAGATCGCGGTCGTCTTCTACACCAGCGGCACCACCGGCGAGCCCAAGGGCGCGCTGCTCACGCACCTCAACCTCGTCATGAACGCCACCGTCAACGTCTTCGACGCCAACGACGCCAAGCCCACCGACATCGTGCTCGGGTGCCTGCCGCTGTTCCACACCTACGGCCAGACCGTCGGCATGAACGGCACCTTCCGGCTCGGCGCCACGCTGGTGCTGCTGGCCCGCTTCACCGGTGCCGCAGCCCTGGACCTCATGGTCGCGGAGGGCGTGAACGTCTTCCACGGCGTACCGACGATGTACATCGGGCTGCTGGAGGCCGCGGCGGGCCGCGCTGAGCTGCCGCAATTGCGGATCTGCATCTCCGGCGGAGCTTCGCTGCCGGTCGCGGTGCTCGAGCGCTTCAACGCCGCGTTCCGCACGACCATCTTCGAGGGGTACGGGTTGAGCGAGACCTCCCCGACCGCGACGACCAACCAACCCCAGTTCGGGCAGCGTGCGGGCACCATCGGACACCCGATCTGGGGCGTCGAGGTGGAGATCGCCCGCGCCGAGATCGAGGACCGCATCGAGCTCCTCCCCGTCGGCGAGCTGGGCGAACTCGTCATCCGCGGCCACAACGTCTTCGCCGGATACCTCGACCGGCCCGAGGCGACCGCCCAGGTGATGGTCGACGGCTGGTTCCGCTCCGGCGACCTCGGACAGAAGGACGCCGACGGCTTCATCACCATCGTCGACCGCAAGAAGGACCTGATCATCCGGGGTGGCTTCAACATCTATCCCCGGGAGGTCGAGGAGGTGCTGGCCCGGCATCCGTCGATCGCGCAGGTGGCCGTGGTCGGCGTACCGGATGAGATCTTCGGTGAGGAGATCTGCGCCGTGGTCGTGGTCGCAGCCGGTGCCGCGCTCACCGAGGACGAGCTTGTGACCTGGTGCAAGGAGCACCTGGGTCGGCACAAGTACCCCCGGCAGGTGCGCTTCGCCGAGGAGCTGCCGCTGGGCCCCAGTCTCAAGGTGCTCAAGCGGGAGCTCCGCCGACGCATCATCGAGGAGGGGTAG
- a CDS encoding alpha/beta fold hydrolase has product MRTLTTSDSRILAVEEWGVPGGLPVLYLHGSPMSRLARYPDESVFTALGIQLITYDRPGFGHSTPQPGRSVVDAAADVEAIADALGIERFPVFGVSGGGPHALAVAALLGDRISRVATLASLAPRDAAGLDWTDGMMETNQQSAWVALLGRAAVEQHLSSAGTASRPQLPENDQAVLARPEVGEMLADAFAEAVRPGLDGWVDDVVALFGVGWGFDPATISVPTRLWHGQDDSVVPPSHSRWLAERIPGAELVLAEGDGHAGHFDATPATLSWLLSTPA; this is encoded by the coding sequence ATGCGTACCCTCACCACCTCCGACAGCCGCATCCTCGCCGTGGAGGAGTGGGGTGTTCCGGGCGGGCTGCCGGTGCTCTACCTGCACGGCAGCCCGATGAGCCGGTTGGCGCGCTACCCCGACGAGAGCGTCTTCACCGCGCTGGGCATCCAGCTCATCACCTATGACCGGCCGGGATTCGGGCACTCCACGCCCCAGCCCGGCCGGTCCGTCGTGGACGCCGCCGCCGATGTCGAGGCGATCGCCGACGCACTGGGGATCGAGCGGTTCCCGGTCTTCGGCGTCTCCGGCGGCGGCCCGCACGCGCTGGCGGTCGCGGCGCTGCTCGGCGACCGGATCAGCCGGGTCGCGACCCTCGCCAGCCTCGCCCCCCGCGACGCGGCCGGGCTCGACTGGACCGACGGCATGATGGAGACCAACCAGCAGAGCGCCTGGGTGGCACTGCTCGGGCGGGCCGCCGTGGAGCAGCACCTCTCCAGCGCGGGCACCGCCTCCCGGCCGCAGCTTCCGGAGAACGACCAGGCGGTGCTCGCCCGGCCCGAGGTGGGGGAGATGCTCGCGGACGCGTTCGCCGAGGCGGTGCGGCCCGGGCTCGACGGGTGGGTCGACGACGTGGTCGCGCTCTTCGGGGTCGGCTGGGGCTTCGACCCGGCGACGATCTCGGTGCCGACGCGGCTCTGGCACGGCCAGGACGACTCGGTGGTGCCGCCGTCGCACTCGCGCTGGTTGGCTGAGCGCATCCCCGGAGCCGAACTGGTCCTCGCCGAGGGCGACGGCCATGCCGGTCACTTCGACGCCACCCCCGCCACCCTGTCCTGGCTCCTGTCGACTCCCGCTTAG
- a CDS encoding MarR family winged helix-turn-helix transcriptional regulator, whose amino-acid sequence MRSVDLDVDLAVTVQRLFGSIRRLSPPGLSLTAASTLATLEREGAHRLTELAAKEGVTQPAMTQLVTRLERDALAQRVPDPQDGRVVLVEITQAGRDLLNHRRRARADKVNSLLAELPAADRRAIESALPALNRLADLIP is encoded by the coding sequence ATGCGCTCTGTCGATCTCGACGTGGACCTCGCGGTCACCGTGCAGCGGCTCTTCGGCTCGATCCGGCGGCTCAGCCCGCCCGGCCTCAGCCTCACCGCCGCCTCGACGCTCGCCACGCTGGAGCGCGAGGGTGCGCACCGGCTGACCGAGCTCGCGGCCAAGGAGGGTGTCACCCAGCCCGCGATGACCCAGCTCGTCACCCGGCTGGAGCGAGACGCGCTGGCGCAGCGGGTGCCCGATCCACAGGACGGCCGGGTCGTTCTCGTCGAGATCACCCAGGCGGGCCGTGACCTGCTCAATCACCGCCGCAGGGCCCGCGCCGACAAGGTCAATTCGCTGCTGGCAGAGCTGCCCGCAGCCGATCGGCGGGCCATCGAGTCCGCCCTGCCGGCCCTCAACCGGCTCGCCGACCTGATCCCCTGA